A genomic segment from Amygdalobacter nucleatus encodes:
- a CDS encoding HAD-IC family P-type ATPase, with protein MLKRANKSVVPEIYKHLTRIKAAYQAVPKSGLSVEQVSKREATGQINVCKNPNSTSVGTIIWRNVFNVFNIVNFLLAFFILWAASYDIAYLKNGLFMGVVLSNLLIALSQELKAKRILDKLSILLNLNVTVIRDGKAKEISSDKLLVNDIFQVKSGLQLPVDGIVVESQGLTVDESLLTGESVAVTKQAHDYIFAGSNCTGGSALVQACLVGKDSFANQITLQAKKVKGEKSELRLGLSRLIAILASLILPLGLILFYKNYLQNIDLAKNLVLTVATVIGMIPEGLILLSEVAFAVATMKLAKVDCLVQHVSAVEMLARTDVLCLDKTGTITTGAMQLIELVPLEIPQQLATFDLAALTKYLLISNDSDNQTAKALLKAWSKIDCRQVEAKLGQAIMKQPFNSARKYQALKFALGTFYIGATEFIYLNQAIPASLTQKISTYSQAAYRVLLVAYKPNATSEIVPLALLLLTDEIRQTAKQTFDYFRKQGVDIKIISGDNPETLSAISKQAGLVENAKYIDLSKLSKVADYTKLVNEYQLFGRVSPAQKECLVEALQATGHVVTMTGDGVNDVPALKKADCAVAMRSGSDACRKSADLVLLNNDFAVLIQAVYEGRRVINNIKLVASLFLNKTIYASLMAVFYLFSRKLYPLYPIQLTLLSTLTIGIPGFCLTLKANKERLTGHFWRDVLSSAGLTATVSLILLVSAELLLTGNAFYIKWRQIYILLSLAAPAFALLVYKAQPLDKLKLGLAITLGLAFSLAIIYLPNLFSLPVLNLFDIMYCGLWFSLVYLLTRFVLKLMPIFTKYLS; from the coding sequence ATGCTGAAGCGTGCGAATAAAAGCGTTGTGCCTGAAATATATAAGCATTTAACGAGGATTAAAGCAGCATATCAGGCTGTCCCTAAAAGCGGTTTAAGCGTAGAGCAAGTTAGTAAGCGCGAAGCGACAGGCCAGATTAATGTCTGCAAAAATCCTAATAGCACTTCAGTTGGAACTATAATTTGGCGCAATGTTTTTAACGTCTTTAATATTGTCAATTTTCTATTGGCTTTTTTCATTTTGTGGGCAGCTAGTTATGATATAGCTTACCTAAAAAATGGCTTGTTCATGGGTGTTGTCTTGAGCAATTTACTAATTGCACTCAGTCAAGAATTAAAGGCTAAACGGATATTAGATAAGCTATCGATTTTACTTAATCTGAATGTAACGGTTATAAGAGATGGCAAAGCCAAAGAGATTAGTAGTGATAAGTTGCTTGTTAACGATATTTTCCAAGTTAAAAGTGGTTTACAGTTGCCCGTTGATGGCATAGTTGTTGAGAGCCAAGGCTTAACTGTTGATGAATCACTTTTGACAGGTGAATCGGTAGCTGTCACTAAGCAAGCTCACGATTATATATTTGCAGGTTCTAACTGTACAGGTGGCTCTGCGCTTGTCCAAGCTTGTTTGGTTGGAAAAGATTCGTTCGCTAACCAAATTACGTTACAGGCTAAGAAAGTAAAAGGCGAGAAATCTGAGCTTCGCTTGGGCTTAAGCCGCCTAATTGCTATTTTAGCTAGTTTGATTTTACCGCTTGGCCTTATTTTGTTTTACAAAAACTATCTGCAAAATATTGATTTAGCTAAAAACTTAGTTTTGACCGTAGCAACTGTCATAGGCATGATACCTGAGGGCTTGATTCTATTGAGTGAGGTGGCATTTGCCGTAGCAACCATGAAGTTAGCCAAAGTTGATTGCTTGGTTCAACATGTATCGGCGGTTGAAATGCTAGCACGTACAGATGTTTTATGCTTGGACAAAACCGGCACAATTACAACTGGCGCGATGCAATTAATTGAATTAGTTCCTTTAGAAATTCCACAACAATTAGCCACTTTTGATTTGGCTGCCTTAACTAAGTATTTGCTTATTTCTAATGATAGCGACAATCAGACAGCTAAAGCTTTACTTAAAGCTTGGTCTAAGATTGATTGTAGGCAGGTGGAAGCGAAATTAGGTCAAGCTATCATGAAGCAGCCTTTTAATTCGGCTAGGAAATATCAAGCTTTAAAATTTGCCTTGGGGACGTTTTATATCGGTGCAACTGAATTTATCTATTTAAATCAGGCAATACCAGCTAGCTTAACTCAAAAAATATCAACATACAGTCAGGCGGCATATCGGGTCTTACTTGTGGCATATAAGCCGAATGCAACAAGTGAAATTGTGCCATTAGCGCTCCTTTTACTGACAGATGAAATTCGGCAAACGGCTAAACAGACGTTTGATTATTTTCGCAAGCAGGGTGTAGATATTAAGATAATATCTGGCGACAATCCAGAAACGTTAAGTGCAATTTCCAAACAAGCTGGCTTGGTTGAAAATGCAAAATACATTGATTTGAGCAAGCTCTCTAAAGTAGCTGATTATACAAAGTTAGTCAATGAATATCAGCTGTTTGGGCGGGTAAGTCCAGCTCAAAAAGAGTGCTTGGTCGAGGCTTTGCAAGCGACAGGCCATGTTGTAACAATGACAGGCGATGGTGTTAATGATGTGCCAGCTTTGAAAAAAGCTGATTGTGCCGTAGCTATGCGTTCCGGTAGTGATGCTTGTCGTAAGAGCGCAGATTTAGTTTTGCTAAATAATGATTTCGCCGTCTTAATTCAAGCTGTTTATGAAGGTAGACGCGTGATTAACAATATTAAGTTAGTAGCAAGCCTTTTCTTGAACAAAACCATCTATGCCTCGCTGATGGCTGTGTTTTATCTGTTCAGCCGTAAACTTTATCCGCTTTATCCAATTCAACTGACTTTGCTTTCAACTTTGACGATAGGTATACCTGGTTTCTGTTTGACATTAAAGGCGAACAAAGAGCGTCTAACAGGGCATTTTTGGCGTGATGTTTTGAGTAGCGCTGGCCTTACAGCAACTGTCAGTTTGATTTTACTTGTTAGTGCCGAATTATTATTAACTGGCAACGCATTTTACATTAAATGGCGGCAAATTTATATCTTACTTAGTTTAGCAGCACCTGCCTTTGCTTTATTAGTTTACAAAGCTCAGCCGTTAGATAAGCTGAAATTGGGCTTGGCTATAACGTTAGGCCTTGCTTTTAGCTTAGCGATAATTTACTTACCAAACTTGTTTAGCTTGCCAGTTTTGAATTTATTTGACATCATGTATTGTGGCTTATGGTTTAGCTTAGTTTACTTGTTGACTAGGTTCGTGTTAAAATTAATGCCAATTTTTACTAAATATTTGTCTTAG
- a CDS encoding deoxycytidylate deaminase yields the protein MTVESGKRQDYIDWDEYFMAVAALAAKRSKDPHTQVGACIVNEQNKIVSTGYNGFPLGCSDDEFPWQRDGDFSMTKYAYVCHAELNAILNNSGQNLKACRIYVVLFPCNECAKAIIQTGIKEVIYLSDKYAKSPNMQASRRMLEAASVKMRQLKVKHKSLTVNLDAEACE from the coding sequence ATGACAGTTGAAAGTGGCAAAAGACAAGATTATATTGATTGGGACGAGTATTTTATGGCTGTGGCTGCTTTAGCAGCTAAGCGTAGTAAAGATCCGCATACACAAGTGGGCGCTTGTATCGTTAATGAACAAAATAAAATTGTTTCAACTGGCTACAACGGCTTCCCACTTGGTTGCAGCGATGATGAATTTCCATGGCAACGTGATGGTGACTTTAGTATGACCAAATATGCCTATGTTTGTCATGCCGAACTAAATGCAATTTTGAACAATTCTGGCCAAAATTTAAAAGCTTGTCGCATTTACGTTGTGCTTTTCCCGTGCAATGAATGTGCAAAGGCAATTATTCAGACAGGCATCAAGGAAGTGATTTATCTGTCAGACAAGTATGCCAAATCGCCTAATATGCAAGCTTCTAGACGAATGTTAGAAGCAGCTTCTGTTAAAATGCGTCAGTTAAAAGTAAAGCACAAATCTTTGACGGTGAATTTAGATGCTGAAGCGTGCGAATAA
- a CDS encoding transglycosylase domain-containing protein, whose translation MLKNNNKQQAEKNQQEVKPEDLSETKAFLQIQQTEPKNDDLQATQALTDIASRKLDSNLNNVNENATQSSTAVNSEFNSMVLQQTALEQEYQSALQNLSPEEIKEAKELSINLEKSMKKRVKGRPIRAAYSLPMLSALSKGFFKVVKLGLVLVLALVIFLGSIGLGIVTGYVATTEPVSSALLARGAQTSYFYDKDGNEISKQTGAQNIDRDYVSLSEVADTYIAKAFIAIEDQRFASNIGIDPRRILSAVAGFIFNFENSHGGSTIAQQTVKLLTGDDRTSAQRKVQEWYRAIRLTQELGKSKIMENYLNLVPMANSFYGIKSAARAYFDKDAKDLNLAECALLAGIPKSPSTYNPFRESGRRNVLRRQRQVLLKMFEQGFISAEEYKDALNTEIVFSQNKSTNANYSVNTYYVEYAYQQVVRALQQEKGYSLELAQRLVGSGGLRIYTYFDPKIQNEIDESFNTEKLFQKNPKAFANEPEKPQAGMAVIEVGTGRIVGLGGGFGVKTGNFYLNRATDIRRQPGSAIKPVAVFAPAVEEGLITGASMVVDEPVFMNKDNPTEEWPNNVDRQHRGPMTVRHALKQSNNVVAVKVLNQLTVPKAKEYLHMQGMELKDDQSWLSLALGALTYGVSPLEMATAYHVLANAGQYIEPTCFSKVVDAEDNVVLEVKPRTQQVYSPATTYMITKMLEGYFQGAISANDTAGLAYLWNVRGIQNGQGQAIPVAAKTGTTDAIVDRWFCGYTPYYAAATWYGFDNRLKTTEISEADNGNVVYIWQDVMNRIHKDKAPKGWIKPDNIVAHTISTITGKLASESEVASNYAEQEFFVKGSKLEPTTVSSEEDLESYYDALDKIYPGDYWDTDDEKESDSDEDYEEVLVDGEVKRVPKKKKRGLRGLRRRHKREEEPEDKETETTSDSNSGQHDDSWQINN comes from the coding sequence ATGCTTAAAAATAATAACAAGCAGCAAGCTGAAAAAAATCAGCAAGAAGTCAAACCTGAAGATTTGTCCGAAACGAAAGCTTTCTTGCAAATTCAGCAAACTGAGCCGAAAAATGATGATTTACAAGCAACACAGGCATTAACTGATATAGCTAGTAGAAAGTTGGATAGCAATCTAAATAACGTAAACGAAAACGCAACCCAAAGTAGTACAGCTGTCAATTCTGAATTCAATAGTATGGTTTTGCAACAGACAGCTTTAGAGCAAGAATATCAAAGCGCCTTGCAAAATTTATCGCCTGAAGAGATAAAAGAGGCGAAAGAATTGAGCATAAATTTAGAGAAGAGCATGAAAAAAAGGGTAAAAGGACGTCCAATTAGGGCGGCATATTCATTACCGATGCTTTCAGCTTTGTCTAAGGGCTTTTTCAAAGTCGTCAAATTAGGCTTAGTCTTGGTCTTAGCGCTAGTCATCTTTTTAGGTTCGATTGGTTTGGGCATTGTCACTGGATATGTTGCTACCACTGAACCTGTTTCATCAGCTTTACTTGCTAGAGGTGCGCAAACTTCGTATTTCTACGATAAGGATGGGAATGAGATTAGTAAGCAGACTGGTGCGCAAAACATTGACCGTGACTATGTATCACTGAGTGAAGTGGCAGATACTTATATTGCTAAGGCCTTTATCGCTATTGAAGATCAGCGCTTTGCAAGTAATATCGGTATTGACCCTAGACGTATTTTGTCAGCTGTTGCTGGCTTCATCTTCAATTTTGAAAATAGCCATGGCGGTTCGACAATTGCCCAACAGACTGTCAAATTGTTGACAGGCGATGATCGTACGAGTGCTCAGCGTAAAGTCCAAGAATGGTATCGTGCTATTAGATTAACGCAAGAATTAGGCAAATCAAAGATTATGGAAAACTACCTAAACTTGGTACCTATGGCCAACTCGTTCTATGGTATTAAGAGTGCGGCACGGGCTTATTTTGACAAAGATGCTAAAGACTTGAATTTAGCTGAATGTGCGCTTTTAGCTGGTATTCCTAAGAGTCCATCTACATACAATCCGTTCCGTGAAAGTGGTAGACGCAATGTTTTGAGACGCCAAAGACAAGTGCTGCTTAAGATGTTTGAGCAAGGCTTTATCAGCGCAGAAGAATACAAAGATGCGTTAAATACAGAGATTGTATTTAGTCAGAATAAGAGCACTAATGCAAATTATTCTGTTAATACTTATTATGTCGAATATGCGTATCAGCAGGTAGTTAGGGCCTTGCAACAAGAAAAGGGCTATTCCTTAGAATTAGCACAACGCTTGGTAGGCTCTGGCGGCTTAAGAATTTACACATATTTTGATCCTAAAATTCAAAATGAAATAGATGAGAGCTTTAATACCGAAAAACTTTTCCAAAAAAATCCGAAAGCTTTTGCTAATGAGCCTGAAAAACCACAAGCTGGTATGGCTGTTATTGAAGTTGGGACAGGGCGTATCGTTGGTTTAGGAGGTGGCTTTGGTGTTAAGACTGGTAACTTTTATCTCAACCGTGCAACTGACATTCGCAGACAGCCAGGTTCTGCCATCAAACCAGTAGCAGTCTTCGCCCCAGCTGTAGAAGAAGGCCTAATTACAGGTGCATCGATGGTGGTTGATGAGCCTGTGTTTATGAACAAGGATAATCCAACTGAGGAGTGGCCAAACAACGTCGATCGTCAGCATCGTGGACCAATGACAGTTCGCCATGCTCTTAAACAATCTAACAACGTTGTGGCTGTCAAAGTATTGAATCAGTTGACTGTGCCGAAAGCCAAAGAATATTTACACATGCAAGGTATGGAGTTGAAAGATGACCAGTCTTGGTTGTCATTAGCTCTAGGTGCTTTGACATACGGTGTAAGCCCACTTGAAATGGCAACTGCTTATCACGTCTTAGCTAATGCTGGACAGTACATTGAGCCAACTTGCTTCAGTAAAGTTGTTGATGCTGAAGATAATGTTGTTCTTGAAGTTAAACCAAGAACCCAACAAGTGTACAGTCCAGCTACGACTTATATGATTACGAAAATGTTGGAAGGCTATTTCCAGGGCGCTATTTCAGCTAATGATACAGCTGGTTTGGCTTACTTGTGGAATGTCCGTGGGATTCAAAATGGACAGGGCCAGGCAATTCCAGTAGCTGCTAAAACTGGTACGACAGATGCAATCGTTGACCGTTGGTTCTGCGGCTACACGCCATATTATGCTGCTGCTACTTGGTATGGCTTTGATAACCGCCTCAAAACAACTGAAATTTCGGAAGCGGATAATGGTAATGTCGTTTACATTTGGCAAGATGTAATGAACCGTATTCATAAAGATAAAGCACCGAAAGGTTGGATCAAGCCAGATAATATTGTGGCGCATACAATTTCAACCATCACAGGTAAATTAGCAAGTGAATCTGAAGTTGCAAGTAATTATGCTGAACAAGAATTCTTCGTCAAAGGCTCGAAGTTGGAACCAACGACAGTTTCAAGTGAGGAAGATTTGGAGAGCTACTATGACGCTCTTGATAAGATTTATCCTGGCGATTATTGGGATACTGATGATGAGAAAGAGTCTGATTCAGATGAGGATTATGAAGAGGTGCTTGTAGATGGCGAAGTTAAGCGTGTGCCTAAGAAGAAAAAGCGTGGCTTAAGAGGCTTGAGACGTCGCCACAAGCGAGAAGAAGAGCCTGAGGATAAAGAGACAGAGACAACAAGTGATAGTAACAGTGGGCAACACGATGACAGCTGGCAGATTAACAACTAA
- a CDS encoding DMT family transporter has translation MDTNLKHQSSSWAYLLPRLALLTTAILWGTSLTFAKFAIDDIPTNTLLALRFTIAAPITAIIFWKRLKNLKLKDAIVGFICGTFLYSSYALQTFSINFTTPGRAAFLNTTYCVLVPFLAYLIMKSKLDRYNIIASICCFAGASLIGMTGSNVADIQTQLSASSVLLGDGIALFSGMLFALYIIIIGKYTKDIDPFVLTTVQFFTAAIEAWICRFAIQEEITANIMNFKVIGSVIYLGIACTILALILQGIGQKYTDPSTAAIFLSTESIFGLIFPAIFGMEAITPLVILGFALVFMATIISETKLSFLNLGKKKDAASTPKE, from the coding sequence ATGGACACAAATTTAAAACACCAAAGTAGTTCCTGGGCCTACCTCTTACCTAGATTAGCGCTCTTAACGACAGCTATTTTATGGGGTACGTCTTTGACCTTTGCTAAGTTTGCGATCGATGACATTCCAACCAATACACTTTTAGCTTTGCGTTTCACAATTGCTGCCCCTATCACGGCTATCATCTTTTGGAAGCGCTTGAAGAACTTAAAGCTAAAAGACGCTATCGTTGGTTTTATCTGCGGTACTTTCCTCTATTCTTCCTATGCTTTGCAGACATTCAGCATTAACTTCACTACACCTGGTCGAGCTGCTTTTCTCAATACGACTTATTGCGTATTAGTACCATTTTTGGCTTATTTGATCATGAAAAGTAAATTAGATCGTTACAATATCATCGCATCAATTTGCTGCTTTGCCGGCGCTAGTTTGATTGGCATGACAGGTAGTAATGTTGCAGATATTCAAACGCAATTAAGCGCTTCTTCTGTCTTGTTAGGCGACGGAATTGCTCTATTTAGCGGCATGCTCTTTGCACTCTACATAATAATTATAGGTAAATATACGAAAGATATTGACCCATTTGTTTTGACAACAGTTCAGTTCTTCACTGCTGCAATTGAAGCATGGATCTGCCGTTTTGCTATTCAAGAGGAAATCACAGCTAATATTATGAATTTCAAAGTCATCGGTAGTGTTATCTACTTAGGTATAGCTTGCACAATCTTGGCTTTAATATTACAAGGTATTGGTCAAAAATATACCGACCCTTCAACTGCAGCTATTTTTCTCAGCACCGAATCAATTTTCGGCTTAATCTTTCCGGCTATCTTCGGGATGGAAGCTATCACACCATTAGTGATTTTAGGGTTTGCCTTAGTCTTCATGGCTACCATAATTTCCGAAACGAAGTTAAGCTTCCTTAATTTAGGTAAGAAGAAGGATGCAGCTTCTACGCCTAAGGAATAA
- the mgtE gene encoding magnesium transporter — MNNEKLTDNVSYDNILEIIRSDLPLIEIRHRLDDFHDRDIADVLQDLNDEEREELFKALGIERFSDVFSYLEDGAEEIQHMPLADAAEILANMDSDDAVDILDKIEDSSVREKLVAMMGDKASKNVKLISSYEEDTIGNMMTTNYILIQNDLSVKAAMRQLISQAEDNDNVSTIYVKDKDGKYYGAIDLRNLIRARENTVLESIIQCNYPFLRVDENITECIEDIKDYSEDSIPVLNQKDEIVGVITAQDVIEAVDDEMSEDYAKLAGLTAEEEDHQPIFKSAMQRLPWLILLLFLGMGVSGVVGIFEKIVMKLAIIVSFQSLVLDMAGNVGTQSLAVTIRILMDKDISGKEKLLFMLKELEIGAINGLILGGMALFAVTVYLCLFKGYLFAAAASIAACVGISLCIAMLVSGLIGALIPIFFDKIHVDPAVASGPLITTINDLVAVITYYGLAAIFLLEHVF; from the coding sequence ATGAACAACGAAAAGCTCACAGACAACGTCAGTTACGACAATATTTTAGAAATTATTCGCAGCGATCTACCGCTCATAGAAATTCGCCATCGCTTAGATGACTTCCATGATCGAGATATCGCTGATGTTTTACAGGACCTGAATGACGAAGAACGAGAAGAACTGTTCAAAGCCTTGGGCATTGAACGCTTTTCTGATGTCTTTTCGTACTTAGAAGATGGTGCTGAAGAAATTCAACATATGCCTTTGGCTGATGCGGCTGAAATTCTCGCCAACATGGATTCCGATGATGCGGTTGATATTCTTGATAAGATCGAGGATTCAAGCGTCCGCGAGAAATTAGTCGCCATGATGGGTGACAAGGCTTCTAAGAACGTTAAGTTAATTAGTTCTTATGAGGAAGATACGATTGGTAACATGATGACGACCAATTATATCTTGATCCAAAATGACTTGTCAGTTAAAGCTGCGATGCGGCAACTCATTAGTCAAGCTGAAGACAATGACAATGTCAGTACAATTTACGTCAAAGACAAAGATGGCAAATATTACGGTGCTATCGATTTGCGTAATTTGATCCGCGCTAGAGAAAATACCGTACTTGAAAGCATCATACAGTGTAATTATCCATTCTTAAGAGTTGATGAAAACATCACAGAATGTATTGAAGATATCAAAGATTATTCAGAAGACTCTATACCTGTCTTGAACCAAAAAGATGAGATTGTCGGTGTTATCACAGCTCAAGATGTGATTGAAGCTGTCGATGATGAGATGAGCGAAGATTATGCTAAGTTAGCTGGTTTGACGGCAGAAGAAGAGGACCATCAGCCGATATTTAAAAGTGCTATGCAGCGCTTACCTTGGTTGATTCTTTTGCTATTCTTAGGTATGGGCGTTTCAGGTGTCGTAGGTATCTTTGAAAAAATTGTCATGAAACTGGCCATTATTGTAAGCTTCCAATCACTTGTTTTGGATATGGCTGGTAACGTTGGCACGCAATCTTTGGCTGTCACGATTCGTATTTTGATGGATAAGGATATTTCAGGCAAAGAGAAGTTACTATTTATGTTGAAAGAGCTTGAGATTGGTGCGATCAACGGCTTAATTTTAGGCGGTATGGCGCTGTTTGCAGTTACAGTTTATCTTTGCTTGTTCAAAGGCTATCTATTTGCCGCCGCTGCTTCAATTGCTGCCTGTGTTGGTATTTCACTCTGTATAGCAATGCTAGTTTCTGGCTTGATTGGCGCTTTAATACCTATCTTCTTTGATAAGATTCACGTCGATCCAGCTGTTGCTTCAGGTCCACTGATCACCACAATCAATGACCTTGTTGCTGTTATAACTTATTATGGTCTAGCTGCTATTTTCTTGTTGGAGCATGTGTTCTAA
- a CDS encoding carbohydrate ABC transporter permease: MLNNKSNKLVKHICMYGLLIIGAIISLLPMLYMISTSLRPNGALYEYPPRFLPRLKEITFANYTFIFSQEKFYRNFLNSLVVAVLTVTLAAFISTALAFCLARFKFWGRKILFALVIATMIIPGTTLIITQYQLANTFNLTNKLLGLVPFYVAWVIPFSTFMIKNYIETIPRDFDEAVYVDGGSVYTVFFKIVVPLASPAIATVSIFNFLTAWDEYQWALTVINDNVKRTLPIAISGFFGQHQFTQWGYVFAMSVSSLIPVIIVFISMQKYFVSGLQTGGVKG; this comes from the coding sequence ATGCTAAATAATAAATCGAATAAGTTGGTTAAGCATATTTGCATGTATGGCTTATTGATAATTGGCGCAATTATTTCGTTATTGCCGATGCTGTATATGATTAGCACGTCGTTGCGTCCGAATGGTGCGCTATATGAATATCCACCACGTTTTTTACCACGCTTGAAAGAAATAACTTTTGCTAACTATACTTTTATCTTTAGTCAAGAGAAATTCTATCGTAATTTCTTAAACAGTTTAGTTGTGGCAGTACTGACGGTTACTTTGGCTGCATTTATTTCGACAGCTTTAGCTTTTTGTCTTGCTAGATTTAAATTTTGGGGTCGTAAAATTTTGTTTGCTTTAGTTATTGCTACCATGATTATTCCGGGTACAACCTTGATAATTACCCAGTATCAGTTGGCTAATACCTTTAATTTAACTAATAAACTGTTAGGTTTGGTACCATTTTACGTTGCATGGGTAATACCATTTTCAACGTTTATGATTAAAAATTATATTGAGACAATTCCGAGAGATTTTGATGAGGCAGTTTATGTAGATGGTGGTAGTGTGTATACAGTTTTCTTTAAAATTGTTGTACCTTTAGCAAGTCCTGCCATTGCCACAGTCAGCATCTTTAACTTTTTGACAGCTTGGGATGAATATCAGTGGGCGCTGACGGTAATCAACGATAATGTTAAACGCACATTACCTATTGCTATATCTGGTTTCTTTGGCCAACATCAGTTCACGCAATGGGGATACGTGTTTGCCATGTCTGTATCAAGCTTAATACCAGTCATAATAGTTTTCATCAGTATGCAAAAGTATTTCGTGTCTGGTTTACAAACAGGCGGTGTAAAAGGCTAA